In one Ornithorhynchus anatinus isolate Pmale09 chromosome 19, mOrnAna1.pri.v4, whole genome shotgun sequence genomic region, the following are encoded:
- the SAYSD1 gene encoding SAYSvFN domain-containing protein 1 produces MDMSKTKFVVDGESSSSSASSSASSSASPPARPHAPGKEAAQTPRSSAEAPAPAGSSPAPWSRCPPYVLTLLKVLLWLVLLGLFVELEFGLPYFVLSLFYWIYVGTRGPGEKKEGEWSAYSVFNPGCEAIQGTLTAEQLERQLLNQPLAGR; encoded by the exons ATGGACATGAGCAAAactaagttcgttgtggacgGCGAAT cctcctcctcctcggcctcctcctcggcctcctcctcggcctcccccccCGCGCGCCCTCACGCCCCCGGGAAG GAAGCAGCTCAAACTCCCAGAAGCTCAGCAGAGGCCCCAGCTCCGGCCGGCTCTTCTCCAGCTCCGTGGTCTCGGTGCCCCCCGTACGTTCTCACTCTCTTGAAGGTGCTCCTGTGGTTGGTCTTACTCGGACTGTTCGTGGAACTGGAATTCGGCCTGCCTTATTTCGTCCTGTCCCTGTTTTACTGGATCTACGTAgggacccggggcccgggggagaagaaggaaggagagtggaGTGCCTATTCCGTGTTCAATCCCGGCTGCGAAGCCATCCAAGGCACCCTGACGGCGGAACAGCTGGAGCGGCAGTTATTGAACCAGCCCCTGGCCGGGAGGTAg